One part of the Paramormyrops kingsleyae isolate MSU_618 chromosome 2, PKINGS_0.4, whole genome shotgun sequence genome encodes these proteins:
- the abcb9 gene encoding ABC-type oligopeptide transporter ABCB9 has protein sequence MKLVSSLSCNLLFVLVDIVVSTVLYIRGNHLITFAEDIWNFDILRSTLDLWGMLLVRVSLLLGASIGVYKNREDGPQRTQDLGTLNSLLCLVVMAYALAKLLMFSEQDGMMYEPWFLSLFIWTCVAAMGTVIMWRILSKTPRAETDEEDSEDIERLLDQAAGNSSEEEEEEECRRAKVLKEGQATPGATVGRLLSYCRKDAGLLGVALFFLLVSAVCEAFIPYYTGQAIDSIVIHKSMQYFAQRMLALTLLALVSSLAIGIRGGVFSLIFARLNIRLRNLLFRSLMRQDIGFFDANHTGDIISRLTSDTTQVSDLISENVNLFLRSLVKALGFLVFMFGMSWKLTLVTIMGFPFIAVISQLYGDYYKRLTKEVQSALAQANKVAEETISAMKTVRSFATEELEADTYYQKLQEMFELNKKQALAYSCFMWSSCISELALQVGILVYGGHLVVSGQMSGGTLISFVIYELELGECLESIASVYTGLMQGVGAAEKVFEYISRVPEVPQGGQEAPDTCKGLVEFKNVTFSYPTRPETPILKDVSFVVRPGQVTALVGPSGSGKSSCICLLENFYSPQQGQVLLDGRPVSSYQHAYLHSKVALVGQEPVLFARSVQKNISYGLGDCPIESVVLAASKANAHNFICGLSRGYETGVGEKGTQLSGGQKQRVAIARALIRRPHVLILDEATSALDAESEHIVQQALSSSMQKRTVLLIAHRLSTVEKADSIIVVDQGRVAEQGSHRELMARGGLYCKLVQRQVLGIETGDEQVCSQDTPPCPEGGGRRAARRDSSGSEDLPRY, from the exons ATGAAGCTGGTGTCCTCTCTGAGCTGTAACCTCCTTTTCGTCCTGGTGGACATAGTGGTTTCCACTGTCCTCTACATCCGTGGGAACCATCTGATCACGTTTGCAGAGGACATCTGGAACTTTGACATTTTACGGTCTACGTTAGACCTGTGGGGGATGCTGCTGGTCAGGGTCTCACTGCTCTTGGGGGCTTCGATTGGGGTGTATAAGAACCGGGAGGATGGGCCCCAGAGGACGCAGGACCTAGGGACGCTGAACTCGCTGCTGTGCCTCGTGGTCATGGCTTACGCTCTGGCCAAGCTGCTGATGTTCTCGGAGCAGGACGGCATGATGtacgagccctggttcctcagCCTGTTTATCTGGACCTGTGTGGCGGCCATGGGGACGGTGATCATGTGGCGCATTCTCTCCAAGACGCCACGGGCCGAGACGGACGAGGAGGACAGCGAAGACATTGAAAGGCTGCTGGATCAGGCAGCTGGGAACAGctcggaggaggaggaggaggaggaatgtAGGAGAGCGAAGGTTTTGAAGGAGGGGCAGGCCACCCCCGGGGCCACGGTGGGCCGCCTCCTGTCCTACTGCCGGAAGGATGCCGGTCTTCTGGGAGTCGCCCTCTTCTTCCTGCTCgtctctgctgtgt GCGAGGCCTTCATTCCCTATTACACTGGCCAGGCCATCGACAGCATTGTCATCCACAAGAGCATGCAGTACTTCGCTCAACGTATGCTCGCTCTCACCCTGCTGGCACTTGTCAG CTCGCTGGCTATAGGGATTCGAGGGGGTGTCTTCTCACTCATCTTTGCCAGGCTAAACATCCGCCTGCGTAATCTTCTCTTCAGGTCACTAATGCGTCAGGACATTGGTTTTTTCGATGCCAACCACACAG GTGACATCATCTCCCGGTTGACGTCGGACACCACACAAGTGAGCGACCTGATCTCGGAGAACGTCAACCTGTTCCTGCGCAGTTTGGTCAAGGCGCTGGGCTTCTTAGTCTTCATGTTTGGCATGTCCTGGAAGCTGACTCTGGTCACCATCATGGGCTTCCCCTTCATCGCTGTCATTTCCCAACTCTACGGGGACTATTACAAG AGGCTAACAAAGGAGGTGCAGAGTGCATTGGCCCAGGCCAACAAGGTGGCCGAGGAGACCATATCGGCCATGAAGACGGTTCGCAGCTTCGCCACCGAGGAGCTAGAGGCCGACACTTACTACCAGAAGCTACAGGAGATGTTTGAGCTCAACAAGAAGCAGGCCCTCGCCTATTCCTGCTTCATGTGGTCCAGTTGT ATCTCGGAGCTAGCTCTGCAGGTGGGGATCCTGGTCTACGGGGGCCATCTGGTAGTGTCGGGTCAGATGAGCGGGGGCACCCTCATCTCCTTTGTCATCTATGAGCTGGAGCTGGGAGAGTGTTTGGAG AGCATTGCCTCGGTCTACACGGGGTTGATGCAGGGGGTCGGGGCAGCCGAGAAGGTCTTTGAGTACATCAGCCGGGTCCCTGAAGTGCCGCAGGGTGGACAGGAGGCCCCAGACACCTGCAAAGGACTGGTGGAGTTCAAGAATGTCACATTTTCCTACCCGACACGCCCTGAAACTCCCATATTAAAG GACGTGTCCTTCGTGGTGCGACCGGGCCAGGTCACGGCCCTGGTGGGACCGTCAGGCAGCGGCAAGAGCTCCTGCATCTGTCTTCTGGAGAATTTCTACAGCCCCCAGCAGGGCCAAGTGCTGCTGGACGGACGGCCTGTGAGCTCCTACCAGCACGCCTACCTACATTCCAAG GTAGCACTGGTGGGTCAGGAGCCTGTCCTGTTTGCCCGTTCTGTCCAGAAGAACATATCCTATGGTCTGGGGGACTGTCCAATAGAAAGTGTGGTACTGGCTGCCTCCAAAGCCAACGCGCACAACTTCATCTGTGGGCTCTCCAGGGGCTACGAGACAG GTGTGGGCGAAAAAGGCACCCAGCTTTCGGGGGGGCAGAAGCAGAGAGTGGCCATCGCCCGGGCCCTCATACGGCGGCCCCACGTCCTCATCCTGGACGAGGCCACCAGCGCCCTGGATGCTGAGAGCGAGCACATT GTCCAGCAAGCCCTGAGCAGCTCCATGCAGAAGCGGACAGTTCTGCTGATCGCACATCGCCTGAGCACGGTGGAGAAGGCCGACAGCATCATCGTGGTGGACCAAGGCCGCGTGGCTGAGCAGGGCAGCCACAGGGAACTCATGGCCCGGGGGGGGCTGTACTGTAAGCTGGTGCAGAGACAAGTCCTGGGCATTGAGACGGGAGATGAGCAGGTCTGTAGCCAGGATACACCCCCGTGTCCAGAAGGGGGTGGCAGGCGGGCAGCCCGACGGGACAGCAGCGGCTCAGAGGACCTGCCCCGGTACTGA